The sequence ATACTTCTTGGCGATTGCTTAACTTGTGATGCCCACTTTAATAGACCAATAAGGGTGGTGACACATGCTCACCTTGACCACATACTGGGACTTGAAGACAGTATCAACGAGTGTGAGCAAGTGTTGATGACATCTCAAACAATGGATATGGTTAAAATTATAAGGGGAAATAAACTCGTCAATTCGCAAAAAATACACTGCCTACAGTATGGAACTCCATTTATCTATGGAAATGAAAAAATAACCCTATACCCAGCTCATCATATTATTGGGTCAGCTCAAGTTCTCCTTAACTCTGACTCTCGTATAGTTTATACAGGTGATTTTAGGCTGTGCAGCAATATCATTGAAGCAGATACACTTGTTATTGAAGCAACTTATGGAAACCCACAAAGAAGACGTAAGTTTAAAAATGAAGTCAAATCAAGGCTTATTGATTTAATTAAAGAGTCACTTAAAGTTGGGTCAGTGTATATATTTGGTTATTATGGTAAATTACAAGAAGCGCTCGAATTTGTCCATAATGCAAATATTGGGGTCCCAGTGGTGGTACCAGAAAAGGTGTTTAAAATGATGCAAATGTGTGAGAAGTATGGGATGGAGTTTGGTAAGTATATTTGTTCAACATCTACTGAGGCCAAAGGGCTTTCGCAATTTATTGGCCTTTACCATATGGGGGCAAGACAGTGGGTAGGTAAGGATGCCGTTAAGATTTACTTATCTGGATGGGAATTTAAAGAACCAGTTAAAAAGGAAAGTGAAACCGAATTTACAGTCGCATACTCTGACCATGCAGACTTTGACGACCTTATTGAATATGTTAAATTAAGTAAGCCTAAACTTGTCATAACTGACAATAAGAGAGTAGGTGATGCAGTAACTCTTGCACAAGAGATAAAAAAACAGCTCGGTATCCAAGCTTACCCAATGCCATAAATGTAACCATTTACTTATCTAAGCCAAATTTTGCTCATTTCCTTACTAACGCAAGTCTTAAAACTCAAAAGTTAAACCTACAACTTAAAAGTCAAAAACTTTATTCTTTTCTTCTACTTTTAAGTTTTTATAAATAGAGTGGCATCTCCTCACCAACTGTTGTTGGTGGACCGTGGCCTGGGCAGATTTTGGTGTCAGGCGGTAGTATCATAATCTTATTTCTTA is a genomic window of bacterium containing:
- a CDS encoding MBL fold metallo-hydrolase yields the protein MKAKIESNGAILLGDCLTCDAHFNRPIRVVTHAHLDHILGLEDSINECEQVLMTSQTMDMVKIIRGNKLVNSQKIHCLQYGTPFIYGNEKITLYPAHHIIGSAQVLLNSDSRIVYTGDFRLCSNIIEADTLVIEATYGNPQRRRKFKNEVKSRLIDLIKESLKVGSVYIFGYYGKLQEALEFVHNANIGVPVVVPEKVFKMMQMCEKYGMEFGKYICSTSTEAKGLSQFIGLYHMGARQWVGKDAVKIYLSGWEFKEPVKKESETEFTVAYSDHADFDDLIEYVKLSKPKLVITDNKRVGDAVTLAQEIKKQLGIQAYPMP